Proteins co-encoded in one Meiothermus sp. genomic window:
- the ftsZ gene encoding cell division protein FtsZ, producing the protein MGDVQIKVIGLGGAGNNAINRMIESGLTGVEFIAANTDAQVLATSLAEVRIQLGDKLTRGLGAGANPEIGEKAAQEAEELVSEYLEGADMVFITAGMGGGTGTGSAPVVAQIAKSLGALTVGVVTRPFSWEGPRRLRAAEEGIKRLREQVDAMVVISNDRLLGALDKKVSAKDAFMIADRVLYHGVKGITDVINLPGQINLDFADVRTLLTGAGQVLMGIGAGRGENKVQEAAQSAIQSPLLDRSVDGARKLLINVVGDENISLLEASSVVEQIREATGMEDVDVLYGLTYDNRAQDEMRVILIAAGFNESAVVAKPGGRLPMDFPTSNVDVGNFDIPAFIRYGDGDYPPKRGN; encoded by the coding sequence ATGGGTGACGTACAGATTAAAGTTATCGGCCTTGGCGGCGCAGGCAACAACGCAATCAATCGCATGATTGAATCGGGCCTGACCGGCGTTGAGTTTATTGCGGCCAATACCGACGCGCAGGTACTGGCCACCAGCCTGGCCGAAGTACGCATCCAATTGGGCGACAAGCTTACACGGGGTCTGGGTGCCGGCGCCAACCCCGAAATCGGCGAAAAGGCTGCCCAGGAGGCCGAGGAGCTGGTGAGCGAGTACCTCGAGGGCGCCGATATGGTCTTCATCACCGCAGGGATGGGCGGTGGAACCGGCACGGGCAGCGCACCTGTGGTAGCGCAAATCGCCAAGAGCCTGGGCGCTCTCACGGTTGGGGTGGTCACCCGTCCCTTCTCCTGGGAGGGCCCCCGTCGCCTGCGGGCTGCCGAAGAGGGCATCAAGCGCCTACGGGAACAGGTTGACGCCATGGTGGTCATCTCCAACGACCGACTGCTGGGGGCCCTGGACAAAAAGGTCTCGGCCAAGGATGCCTTCATGATTGCCGATCGGGTGCTCTATCACGGGGTCAAGGGCATCACCGATGTAATTAACCTGCCCGGCCAGATCAACCTCGACTTCGCCGACGTGCGCACTCTGCTCACCGGGGCTGGCCAGGTCTTGATGGGCATTGGCGCAGGCCGTGGCGAAAATAAAGTGCAAGAGGCCGCCCAGTCAGCCATCCAAAGCCCCTTGCTCGACCGCTCGGTGGACGGGGCCCGCAAGTTGCTTATCAACGTAGTGGGTGATGAGAACATCTCGCTCTTGGAAGCCAGCAGTGTGGTCGAGCAAATTCGGGAAGCCACCGGTATGGAAGACGTGGATGTACTCTACGGCCTCACCTATGACAACCGCGCCCAGGACGAAATGCGGGTAATTCTGATCGCTGCGGGTTTTAATGAGAGCGCCGTGGTCGCCAAACCCGGCGGGCGCCTACCGATGGACTTTCCCACCAGCAACGTTGACGTTGGCAACTTCGATATCCCCGCATTCATACGCTATGGTGATGGCGATTACCCACCCAAGCGAGGCAATTAG
- the ruvC gene encoding crossover junction endodeoxyribonuclease RuvC: MIVLGIDPGITNLGLGVVEQVGKQTRMLHAEVVKTTHGEPAPARVGKLYRAVYQAAINYRPQAVAVEEQFFYRQNELAYKVGWAMGAVFLVADQLEIPVYGYAPPKVKQALVGTGQADKQQVAYMVRALLGLKKPPTSTHLADALAIALTHCFYQKLAPGKPVS; this comes from the coding sequence ATGATCGTTTTAGGCATCGACCCCGGTATCACCAACCTGGGCCTGGGTGTGGTGGAGCAGGTCGGAAAGCAAACCCGGATGCTGCATGCAGAGGTGGTCAAAACCACCCACGGCGAACCAGCTCCAGCCCGAGTAGGTAAGCTATACCGCGCAGTTTACCAAGCCGCCATCAACTATCGTCCCCAAGCCGTCGCTGTAGAAGAGCAGTTTTTTTACCGGCAAAACGAGCTGGCCTACAAGGTGGGCTGGGCCATGGGGGCGGTCTTTCTGGTGGCCGACCAGCTCGAGATTCCGGTCTATGGTTATGCCCCCCCCAAAGTCAAGCAAGCCCTGGTGGGCACGGGCCAGGCCGACAAACAGCAAGTGGCCTACATGGTGCGGGCCCTGCTGGGCCTGAAAAAACCCCCCACCTCCACCCACCTGGCCGATGCCCTGGCTATTGCCCTAACGCACTGCTTTTATCAAAAGCTCGCACCAGGCAAACCCGTGAGTTAA
- a CDS encoding TetR family transcriptional regulator, producing the protein MNRLIGVMVFVLICGSALSQGVRSLGMAGLVLPGPEAAYLNPAYAAYPAGQYGRDQGFRLPVGLLGLLLRPESSPLPAFSGLSNLTNENSPFDLLTFYDQFTYLNEFLINPASSKAFINPNTGYPEIQIEVNATGIKITDYQGNPIPLDLGLGNTSGVASTKALTPAPLFRIPVSLENNLYLDLGLYAGGFGLGLSPNDNLRQALRNNQLQSNTEYALILDTSAQAGISVGFGYATRLPDLPIPDLGSARLYVGTRGEAFYGLAYLEGNLSIGVQTDAQGRIDPNQPPVYRGTAFYTIPGSGSGFGVRADLGVVMEVQGTTVGLGIRNALGYTHWTGTELQWSGSSMNPTSAPGERSSIGFVPAFFLNAATQVPLETGSLMVGGDLGYEGSLYGRVGGEYSLGPTRLRAGLGFDNGFRFGLGAGFVGPGFSLDTALTTHRAPIVGNTVFGIALSLGFNF; encoded by the coding sequence ATGAATCGTCTAATTGGCGTCATGGTCTTTGTCTTGATATGTGGTTCTGCTTTGTCGCAGGGTGTGCGCAGCCTGGGTATGGCTGGCCTGGTTTTACCCGGCCCCGAGGCCGCATACCTCAACCCAGCTTACGCGGCCTATCCCGCAGGTCAGTATGGAAGAGATCAAGGCTTCCGGCTGCCGGTGGGGCTGCTGGGCCTGTTGTTGCGCCCCGAAAGTAGCCCGCTACCTGCCTTCTCTGGTCTTTCCAATCTCACCAACGAAAACAGCCCCTTCGACCTGCTTACCTTCTACGACCAGTTCACCTACCTGAACGAATTTCTGATCAACCCCGCCTCCTCAAAAGCCTTTATCAACCCCAATACTGGATATCCCGAAATCCAGATCGAGGTTAACGCTACCGGCATCAAGATCACCGACTACCAGGGCAACCCTATACCGCTCGACCTGGGGCTGGGGAACACAAGTGGTGTAGCCAGCACCAAAGCCCTCACCCCAGCCCCACTGTTTCGGATACCGGTCTCGCTAGAAAACAATCTTTACCTCGACCTTGGCCTGTATGCTGGGGGATTTGGTCTGGGTCTTTCGCCCAACGATAACTTGCGCCAGGCCTTGCGGAACAACCAGCTTCAATCCAATACCGAGTACGCCCTAATCCTTGATACAAGCGCGCAGGCCGGCATAAGTGTAGGGTTTGGCTATGCCACCCGCCTACCCGACCTACCCATTCCCGATCTTGGGTCGGCCAGGCTGTATGTGGGCACCAGGGGTGAGGCCTTTTATGGCCTGGCTTACCTCGAGGGCAATCTGAGCATCGGGGTTCAGACCGACGCTCAGGGGCGAATCGACCCCAACCAGCCGCCGGTATACAGAGGTACAGCCTTCTACACCATCCCCGGCAGTGGCAGCGGCTTTGGCGTCCGGGCCGACCTAGGAGTGGTTATGGAAGTGCAAGGCACCACGGTGGGGCTGGGTATTCGCAACGCCCTTGGCTATACCCACTGGACCGGCACCGAGCTCCAGTGGAGCGGCTCATCCATGAACCCCACCTCGGCCCCGGGTGAGCGCAGCAGCATTGGCTTCGTACCTGCCTTCTTCCTCAACGCTGCCACGCAAGTACCCCTCGAGACCGGCTCGCTGATGGTAGGGGGCGACCTGGGTTACGAGGGTAGCCTGTACGGCCGGGTTGGCGGCGAGTACAGCTTGGGGCCCACCCGCTTGCGTGCTGGACTGGGCTTCGACAATGGCTTCCGCTTCGGACTGGGAGCAGGCTTCGTAGGCCCCGGGTTCAGTCTGGACACTGCTCTCACCACCCACCGCGCCCCCATCGTAGGCAATACTGTGTTCGGCATCGCTCTGAGCCTTGGTTTCAACTTTTGA
- a CDS encoding YbaN family protein, whose product MKPPINPLQPLWLSLGFFFAGLGFVGAVVPGMPSTVFFILAAYFFSRSSQRFLNWILNLPKVGPIVRDYRNGLGMSRRAKIFALCMLSFFALTSAIFFIPVFWAKVLVLLIGVVGFWFIHSRIPTKEIVLARRQIGESPVN is encoded by the coding sequence ATGAAGCCGCCTATCAACCCCTTACAGCCCCTTTGGCTTTCCCTCGGATTTTTCTTTGCAGGTCTGGGCTTTGTCGGCGCGGTGGTGCCTGGGATGCCCTCTACGGTGTTTTTTATCTTGGCTGCGTACTTTTTTTCCAGAAGTAGCCAGCGCTTCCTCAACTGGATACTTAACCTACCCAAGGTGGGGCCCATTGTGCGGGATTACCGCAACGGACTTGGAATGTCGCGGCGGGCCAAGATTTTCGCACTCTGCATGCTGAGTTTTTTTGCACTAACAAGCGCTATTTTCTTTATCCCGGTATTCTGGGCTAAGGTGCTGGTCTTATTGATTGGGGTGGTGGGTTTTTGGTTTATTCACAGCCGTATCCCGACCAAGGAAATCGTGTTGGCTCGCCGCCAGATAGGTGAAAGCCCAGTCAACTAG
- a CDS encoding ATP/GTP-binding protein: protein MSTINFAAREINFKIVYYGPGMSGKTTNLKWVFQQVPQNRKGEMVSLATEDERTLFFDFLPVDLGEVKGFKTRFHLYTVPGQVFYNASRKLILRGVDGIVFVADSAPNRLRANAESMRNLRENLAEYGIKVEDIPIVLQANKRDAPDALPVEMIQAVIDPEMRLPIFEAIATNGTGVFETLKAVSRQVLARVAAAS, encoded by the coding sequence ATGAGCACGATCAACTTTGCCGCCCGGGAAATCAACTTCAAAATTGTTTACTACGGCCCCGGTATGTCCGGTAAGACCACCAACCTCAAATGGGTTTTCCAGCAGGTGCCGCAAAACCGCAAAGGCGAGATGGTTTCACTGGCTACCGAAGACGAACGCACCCTGTTTTTCGACTTTTTACCGGTGGACTTGGGTGAGGTAAAGGGCTTTAAAACCCGCTTTCACCTCTATACTGTGCCGGGTCAGGTGTTTTACAACGCCAGCCGCAAGCTAATTTTGCGGGGCGTAGACGGCATTGTATTTGTGGCCGACTCGGCCCCTAACCGTCTGCGGGCCAATGCCGAGTCTATGCGTAACCTGCGCGAGAACCTAGCGGAGTACGGCATTAAGGTAGAAGATATCCCCATTGTGCTCCAGGCCAACAAGCGCGACGCCCCGGACGCCCTGCCGGTTGAGATGATTCAGGCGGTGATAGACCCTGAGATGCGCCTGCCTATCTTTGAGGCTATTGCTACCAACGGTACAGGGGTTTTCGAAACCCTAAAGGCTGTAAGCCGCCAGGTGCTCGCCCGTGTTGCGGCAGCTAGTTAG
- a CDS encoding roadblock/LC7 domain-containing protein, with translation MVEPAIALFGGAYEKAAHVLEELLRESGARYVLLLDRKGFVLAHKEALWAPRPPALDSLATLIAGNAAATQALAKMLGEPRFNELLHQGATYGLYAEEVGELALLVIIFDNSAPVGRIKLFGKRAAQSLEVITQDALVQPGTLGIDHEYRDGASALLDELFGN, from the coding sequence ATGGTTGAGCCTGCCATCGCACTCTTTGGGGGCGCCTACGAAAAGGCTGCACACGTCCTCGAGGAGCTGCTCCGTGAGAGCGGGGCCCGCTACGTGCTGCTGCTTGACCGGAAGGGTTTCGTACTTGCACACAAAGAAGCCTTGTGGGCACCTCGGCCCCCTGCTTTGGACTCGCTCGCAACCCTAATTGCCGGTAACGCAGCCGCTACCCAAGCTTTGGCCAAAATGCTGGGTGAGCCTCGTTTCAACGAACTTTTGCATCAGGGTGCTACCTACGGCCTCTACGCCGAAGAAGTGGGCGAGCTGGCCCTACTGGTCATCATCTTCGATAACTCGGCCCCGGTCGGACGGATTAAGCTGTTTGGTAAGCGGGCCGCACAGTCGCTCGAGGTCATCACCCAAGACGCTTTGGTTCAGCCCGGAACCCTTGGAATTGACCACGAGTACCGCGATGGGGCCAGCGCCCTTTTGGACGAACTATTTGGTAACTAA
- the hemW gene encoding radical SAM family heme chaperone HemW, with protein sequence MKHLYVHVPFCPTICPYCDFHVVRRHGGVVEVYLERLAQEAQVLFEQYPGPLETLYLGGGTPSFLRDHELEALFRALPWGLEGAEVTLEANPGTLNAERLRLLRDLGVNRISLGVQSFQDTVLKALGRAHGRKGALRAVELCLEAGFRTSLDLILGLPEQNVEADLTQAVALGVEHISAYTLQIEPGTPFSLTDLAPDPDAEAQAFALAQTVLGQAGLVRYEVSNFARPGQESRHNLAYWRNTFWGGVGPGATGQLAGRDTYAFRYTNPPLPRWLQGEGPLIEQVSKLEHIKESIMLGLRLAQGVDIGQIEQRCEMNLWHALEPAVQALYRNGLLEVQQKRIRATDLSTLHPIILRLWDALEAKALHG encoded by the coding sequence TTGAAGCACCTGTACGTTCACGTCCCATTCTGCCCTACCATCTGCCCCTACTGCGATTTTCACGTAGTTCGTCGGCATGGTGGGGTGGTAGAAGTCTATTTAGAGCGTTTAGCTCAGGAGGCTCAGGTTCTTTTTGAGCAATACCCGGGCCCGCTGGAAACGCTTTATCTGGGCGGGGGTACCCCCAGCTTCTTACGCGACCACGAGCTGGAGGCGCTTTTTCGCGCCCTGCCTTGGGGCCTCGAGGGGGCCGAGGTCACCCTCGAGGCCAACCCCGGCACACTCAACGCCGAGCGCCTCCGCCTGCTGCGCGACTTAGGGGTCAACCGCATTTCCCTGGGGGTGCAGAGTTTTCAGGATACCGTGCTCAAGGCCCTGGGCCGCGCCCATGGGCGTAAAGGCGCGCTACGGGCAGTAGAGCTATGCCTCGAGGCCGGTTTCCGCACCTCTTTAGACCTAATTCTGGGCCTCCCCGAACAGAATGTGGAGGCCGATCTCACGCAAGCAGTGGCCCTGGGCGTGGAGCACATTTCGGCTTACACCCTACAAATCGAGCCCGGAACGCCCTTTTCCTTGACGGATCTCGCGCCCGACCCGGACGCTGAGGCCCAGGCTTTCGCGCTGGCTCAAACGGTGCTGGGGCAGGCCGGTCTGGTGCGCTACGAGGTTTCTAACTTCGCTCGTCCCGGCCAGGAAAGCCGGCACAACCTGGCCTACTGGCGCAACACCTTCTGGGGGGGAGTTGGGCCTGGAGCCACCGGGCAGCTTGCCGGGCGTGATACCTACGCCTTCCGATATACCAACCCCCCTCTACCGCGCTGGTTACAGGGCGAGGGGCCTTTGATAGAGCAAGTCTCGAAGCTCGAGCACATCAAAGAATCCATCATGTTGGGCTTGCGGCTGGCTCAGGGAGTGGACATCGGGCAAATCGAGCAGCGGTGTGAAATGAACCTATGGCATGCCCTGGAGCCCGCAGTGCAGGCCTTGTACCGCAATGGGCTTCTGGAGGTACAGCAAAAGAGAATTCGAGCAACTGACCTAAGCACCCTTCATCCCATTATCTTGCGTCTTTGGGACGCACTGGAGGCAAAAGCGTTGCATGGGTAG
- a CDS encoding serine/threonine-protein kinase: MVVGLAGITLEGRYKVVRPIARGALATVYLAFDIHGTPYALKVFPKGFEGRADREWKVGQRLKHPRINPVLARLAVPHDGGENPAVLLAFAPGSRMSEWRKGNPAKVLVVFRHLLEALAHMHAQNLVHRDVKPDNLVVDGTGEARLVDFDLSGPESERFSQRVRLGTIAYIAPEQIRGQSPTAASDMYSAGILLYWAVAGELPFVGEPVEVMNAHLNLAPPPLVAAPDTGLIVTAELQSFLDRLISKDIRQRYPNALEALRDFEALNISLMQSG, from the coding sequence ATGGTTGTGGGGTTAGCCGGAATTACCTTGGAAGGCCGCTACAAGGTCGTCCGACCGATTGCCCGTGGGGCGTTGGCGACGGTGTACCTGGCCTTCGATATACACGGCACCCCCTATGCGCTGAAGGTTTTTCCCAAGGGTTTCGAGGGGCGGGCTGACCGCGAATGGAAGGTGGGTCAGCGGCTCAAGCACCCGCGCATCAACCCTGTTCTAGCACGCCTGGCTGTGCCGCACGATGGCGGCGAAAATCCGGCAGTGCTGCTAGCTTTTGCTCCCGGTAGCCGTATGTCGGAGTGGCGAAAGGGCAACCCTGCAAAGGTGCTGGTGGTTTTCAGGCATCTACTTGAGGCCCTTGCGCACATGCACGCTCAGAATTTGGTTCACCGCGATGTCAAGCCGGATAACCTTGTGGTAGACGGGACTGGAGAGGCCCGCCTGGTAGATTTTGACCTGTCTGGCCCAGAGAGCGAGCGTTTTAGCCAGAGGGTTCGCTTGGGCACCATAGCCTACATTGCCCCAGAACAAATTCGTGGGCAATCACCCACTGCGGCATCGGACATGTACTCGGCTGGTATTCTGCTGTACTGGGCCGTTGCCGGTGAATTGCCTTTTGTGGGTGAGCCAGTCGAGGTGATGAATGCCCACCTTAACCTTGCCCCACCACCCCTGGTGGCCGCACCGGATACCGGCCTGATTGTTACCGCAGAACTACAGAGCTTCCTGGATCGCCTTATTTCCAAGGATATACGTCAGCGCTACCCGAATGCCCTCGAGGCCCTGCGCGACTTTGAGGCCCTGAATATTTCCTTAATGCAGTCGGGCTGA
- a CDS encoding patatin-like phospholipase family protein, producing the protein MRGLVLSGGGARGLAHIGVLEVLEAQGFEAEVVAGTSMGAVVGALYASGKKPPEILEIARSTPWLRLLDLVPRPGLISQRGLREFLARHLPTRFEQLSKRLVVTAVDLEAGRLAYFSEGDLTGAVLASAAYPGLIAPVPFEGRTYVDGGVLDNLPVDAARFMRARYVLAVDVTPEIRLPGVPRSSIGQVRRAIDIMQNHLTAARRSLYPPELYIRPELPGVGIEQFGRLEEIVEAGRKAAAQTQLRF; encoded by the coding sequence ATGCGTGGTCTAGTGCTATCTGGGGGTGGTGCCAGGGGGCTCGCCCATATTGGGGTGCTTGAGGTGCTCGAGGCCCAGGGGTTTGAAGCCGAGGTAGTTGCTGGCACCAGCATGGGGGCGGTCGTAGGAGCACTCTACGCCTCAGGCAAAAAACCCCCGGAGATCCTCGAAATTGCCCGTTCAACACCCTGGTTGCGCCTGCTGGATCTGGTTCCTCGTCCAGGGCTCATATCCCAGCGGGGCCTGAGGGAATTTCTGGCCAGACACCTGCCCACAAGGTTCGAGCAGCTTTCAAAAAGGCTGGTGGTGACGGCGGTAGACCTCGAGGCTGGCCGGCTGGCCTACTTCTCGGAAGGCGACCTGACCGGGGCTGTGCTAGCCTCTGCCGCCTACCCTGGCCTGATAGCCCCGGTACCCTTTGAGGGCCGAACCTATGTGGATGGCGGCGTGCTTGACAATTTGCCTGTAGACGCCGCCCGCTTTATGCGAGCCAGATACGTACTGGCCGTAGACGTAACCCCGGAGATACGCTTACCTGGGGTTCCACGCTCGTCTATCGGGCAGGTGCGAAGGGCCATCGACATTATGCAAAACCACCTAACCGCAGCGCGCCGCTCGCTATATCCACCCGAGCTTTATATTCGTCCCGAACTGCCTGGAGTTGGCATCGAGCAATTTGGGCGACTCGAGGAAATTGTCGAGGCTGGCCGCAAAGCAGCTGCTCAAACCCAGCTCAGGTTTTAG
- the lepB gene encoding signal peptidase I translates to MYRFLDYLFKEWFRQVGEALLLAFLVTTFVFTTVGVVGSSMNPTLLNGERVFVPKYETWLVRFGLMQWRRGEIAIVKPPEGTPNAVAQFPVLGFQFRAFFIKRIIGLPGDEVSLREGVVYINGQPINEVHITASLNPYPDSYPLVCYENERLTALYTQQQVRFTPDTLPDYLKPTLEMLTPPSPEDLEKSRTGEHCFTGSLKLKPGYYFVMGDNRTFGGSEDSRTFGPVPTAAIAGRANAVWWPLNRIRGLDIPEGFKGL, encoded by the coding sequence ATGTACAGGTTTTTGGACTACCTCTTCAAAGAATGGTTTCGCCAGGTAGGCGAAGCGCTTTTACTGGCTTTTCTGGTTACTACGTTCGTGTTTACAACAGTGGGCGTGGTCGGTAGCTCGATGAATCCCACGCTGCTCAACGGTGAGCGGGTGTTCGTGCCCAAGTACGAGACCTGGCTGGTGCGCTTTGGACTAATGCAGTGGCGGCGGGGCGAGATAGCCATCGTCAAGCCCCCCGAAGGAACGCCCAATGCGGTGGCTCAATTTCCAGTGTTGGGTTTTCAGTTTCGGGCTTTTTTCATCAAGCGCATCATTGGTCTTCCAGGAGACGAAGTAAGCCTGCGAGAGGGCGTGGTTTACATTAATGGCCAGCCTATTAACGAAGTCCATATCACCGCTTCCCTTAATCCGTACCCCGATAGCTATCCCTTAGTGTGCTACGAAAATGAACGTTTGACTGCTTTATATACCCAGCAGCAGGTGCGTTTTACCCCAGATACATTACCCGACTATCTCAAGCCTACCCTCGAGATGCTGACACCCCCTAGCCCTGAAGACTTAGAAAAAAGCCGAACAGGCGAGCATTGCTTTACCGGGTCGCTCAAGCTCAAGCCCGGCTATTACTTTGTGATGGGCGACAACCGCACCTTTGGGGGCTCGGAGGATTCGCGCACCTTTGGCCCGGTGCCTACCGCTGCAATTGCTGGTCGGGCCAATGCTGTCTGGTGGCCCCTAAACCGTATCCGCGGCCTGGATATCCCTGAAGGTTTCAAGGGCTTGTAG
- a CDS encoding HAD family hydrolase yields the protein MIRAVLFDLDETLILDHPVSLHALRSCAFYAASWYSLDIPRLIQDAEEATVRLWKASPVFDYTQRIGHSAGEGLWARYETQTHPALKILHDWAPSFRVAVWNEALAQQNVHDDALSEALAHRYLSERRLYPRYPEIDELLKALSNYNLGIVTNGVPDLQREKLEGFGLLDRFQAAVISGELDTGKPERGIFEHICNMLEVEPSACVMVGDNPERDVAGAVAAGMKSVWVERGFRAKNPQYPADLEVSNLLQMLPWLKAL from the coding sequence GTGATTCGTGCTGTCCTTTTCGACCTCGACGAAACCCTGATTCTGGATCACCCGGTCTCGTTGCATGCCCTGCGAAGCTGTGCCTTTTATGCAGCCTCCTGGTACAGCCTGGACATCCCCCGCCTTATTCAGGATGCCGAGGAAGCCACGGTGCGGCTGTGGAAAGCCTCGCCGGTATTTGACTATACCCAACGCATCGGTCACAGCGCAGGGGAGGGGTTGTGGGCGCGCTACGAGACCCAGACCCACCCGGCCCTAAAAATCCTGCACGACTGGGCCCCTTCTTTCCGTGTGGCCGTGTGGAACGAGGCCCTGGCCCAACAGAACGTCCACGACGACGCTCTTAGCGAAGCCCTAGCCCACCGCTATTTGAGCGAGCGGCGGCTCTACCCGCGTTATCCCGAGATTGACGAGCTGCTCAAGGCTCTTTCGAACTACAATCTGGGCATCGTTACCAATGGCGTGCCCGATTTGCAGCGAGAGAAGCTCGAGGGCTTTGGCTTGCTGGATCGCTTCCAGGCCGCAGTAATTTCGGGGGAGCTCGATACTGGCAAACCCGAGCGGGGTATCTTTGAACACATCTGCAATATGCTGGAAGTCGAGCCTTCAGCGTGTGTGATGGTAGGCGATAACCCCGAGCGCGACGTAGCTGGTGCGGTAGCAGCCGGGATGAAGTCGGTATGGGTCGAGCGCGGCTTCAGGGCCAAAAACCCCCAGTACCCCGCCGACCTCGAGGTCTCCAACCTGCTCCAGATGCTTCCCTGGCTGAAAGCGCTATGA
- a CDS encoding iron ABC transporter substrate-binding protein: MRRYPVLATVLLAVLSLAQAQQQSLTIYTGRGQGLVEPLVKQFEAETGIKVNVRYGRDAEILAALQEEGRRSPADVFWANTAGALGVASERGLLVRLGDSITRIPSHFVPASRLWVPLTIRLRVLAYNPSRVKPEDLPKSIMDLPKLTQYKGRIGWTPTYSSFQDMIAAMVAQYGEARTRQWISEMKALEPKSYASNPAMMEAIRAGEIDLGSTNHYYIQRYVRAGQPIATYYFADGDVGGLALITGAGILKTSKNPASANRFLLWLLSPKGQQFFASEIIEYPVTKGVVLTSSLLPINQAVAKSPKVDFEKLPLDTALKLLREAGLL, encoded by the coding sequence GTGCGCAGATATCCTGTTCTAGCAACCGTTTTGCTGGCTGTACTGAGCCTGGCTCAGGCCCAACAACAAAGTCTCACCATTTATACAGGCCGCGGGCAAGGGCTGGTCGAGCCGTTGGTGAAGCAGTTTGAGGCCGAGACCGGCATTAAAGTCAACGTGCGCTACGGGCGCGACGCCGAGATTCTGGCTGCCCTCCAGGAAGAGGGCCGCCGCAGCCCAGCCGATGTTTTCTGGGCCAATACTGCCGGGGCCCTGGGAGTGGCTTCCGAGCGGGGACTTTTGGTGCGCTTGGGCGACTCCATCACGCGTATCCCCAGCCACTTCGTACCGGCCAGCCGCCTTTGGGTACCCCTGACCATTCGCTTGCGGGTCTTGGCCTACAACCCCAGCCGGGTCAAGCCAGAAGACCTGCCCAAGAGCATTATGGATCTCCCTAAGCTCACCCAGTACAAAGGGCGCATTGGTTGGACACCAACCTACAGCAGTTTCCAGGACATGATTGCGGCCATGGTTGCGCAGTATGGCGAGGCCCGCACACGGCAGTGGATTTCCGAGATGAAGGCCCTCGAGCCTAAATCTTACGCCTCCAACCCGGCCATGATGGAGGCTATTCGTGCAGGCGAGATTGACCTGGGCTCTACCAACCACTACTACATCCAACGCTATGTGCGGGCGGGCCAGCCCATAGCTACCTACTACTTTGCCGATGGCGACGTGGGCGGCTTGGCTTTGATTACCGGCGCTGGCATTCTCAAAACCAGCAAGAACCCGGCCTCGGCCAACCGTTTCTTGCTGTGGTTGCTTTCGCCCAAAGGGCAGCAGTTCTTTGCCAGCGAGATCATCGAGTACCCGGTGACTAAGGGCGTTGTGCTCACCTCGAGCTTGCTCCCTATCAACCAAGCGGTGGCTAAGAGCCCCAAAGTAGACTTTGAAAAGCTACCCCTCGATACTGCGCTCAAGTTGTTGCGCGAGGCTGGCTTGCTATAA